In Leptospira venezuelensis, the DNA window TCGGACAGAAACGTTCGGGTGGAGGGGAGTGGCCCGTGGGAGAGCCCGGTCCCCTTTAACACAAATTCCTTTCTTCGTCAATAAGATCTTCTCACTAACTTTCATGTTGGAATTCCAACATCGACGATATTTCAGACCTTCTCCGCTTTTTTAAATCTTCCTTAAAATTTCAACTTTCCTCCTCCAAAATTTGGGTTCTAAACGATATATCTATTTAATTAAATATTGACTTAATTAAACGGATGTTTAAATAATGGATTATGAATGCTTTTGCCGCTCTTGCGGACGATACGAGACGGGAAATTGTGAGACTGGTGGCCAAAAATGGTGAACTTACTTCAACTGAGATTGGGCAAAATTTTGAAATAAGCCCTCCTGCCATTTCGCATCACTTGAAAGTCTTGAAGAGTGCCAAAGTCCTTAATATGAAGAAGGAAGCGCAAAAACGTATCTATAGCCTCAATGGATCAAGTATCAATGAAATGGAAGACTGGTTGCTTGATATTATCGACCTATGGAATAAGCGTCTGGATAAATTGGATAGATATGTATTAAAGATTAAAAAGGAGAGATCCCGTGATAAAAAATAACGTGGAAACAATAATAGAAGGTAACAAGGTCATTTATAAAAGATATTTCGACGTATCGACGGAACTTCTCTTTGAGGTATGGTCAATGCCAGAGCATCTTTCCGAATGGTGGGGACCAGACGGATTTACATTAACCACCAAACGTATGGATTTTACCAACGGAGGGATTTGGGAATTTATTATGCACGGGCCGGATGGGCAAGATTACAAAAACAAGATCCAATTCACCGATATCAAAGAGCCTCTTTATATTTATTATAAACATTTAGGCGATGGAGAAGGTGATCATGACGTTCATTTCGAATCGAAAATTATATTCGAAGAAGCCGGAGAAGGCACAAACCTAGTAATGGAACAAATCTTCCCGAGCAAAGAAGAACTGGAAAGAGTGAATGAAAAATATGGCGCGATCGAAGGCGCTAAACAACATATCGGCAATCTAGGAAAATACTTGGAAAAACTGAAATAATCGACCGGCGATATTTCTCGCAGAGGGAAATTCTAATAATGAAACAAAAGACAATGTTGCAATTAGCATACTTATTAAGTTTTGCATTTCTGTTTGGTTGCGCTACTTCTCACTTCACTGAAGGATCTTCGCCGGAAACTTCTGGAAATGGTACGTTTATCATCAGTCATTCTTTCGATGCGGATACAAAGACGGTCTTTGAAATGTGGATTAAGCCGGATCGATTTGTGAAATGGTTAGGGCCAGCCGGCGCTTCTATGACCTTCATCAGTGTTGGAGTGAGAGAGGGTGGAACTTCACAATGGTCAATGACTACAGCCGACGGAGTTACTAAATACGGTAAACTCAATTATAAAAAGATAACCCCTAATAATCTTTTGATCTATGCTCAGAACTTTTGTGATAAAGAAGGAAATCTATCAAAACCCCCCTTCGCTTCGACCTATCCGGATATGCTTTTGACCACTGTAACCTTTACGGGAGAAAGTAAGAAAAAGACAAAAGTAACAGTAAAATGGGAAGTTTTCGGAGAAGCTACGGATTCGGAACGCCAAACTTTCAATGGAATGAAGCCAGTTATGACAGTAGGTTGGAATAGCTCTTTCGAGAAGTTGGATGTTTTGTTGAAGAGAAAAAAGTTACTCTAAGTTGAGAGCAATTATATTGTAGGAGCTCCAACATTCGTATTAAGATCGCCCCCTCCCTGCATTGGGTGGGGGGAGTGGCTCGTGGGAGAGCGCTTACACGCCTACCACAAATCCTTTAATCCGTCAACGAAATCCGCGTACACAAATCCATGTAGGAGCTCCAACAAACGAAGCCATCCCACTTACGCCGATTACTTCTTCTTAGTAGAATCGACTAGATCGTAAAACTTCTGGAACAAATATCTACTGTCATTTGGACCAGGAGAACTTTCCGGGTGATATTGAACTGATAAGAGAGGGTATCCTGATTTCAAAATACCTTCTACAGTATCGTCATTCAGATTGATAAAAGAGATAGGTTCTTTTTCAGAAGGTTCTGCAACCACAGCAAAACCATGGTTCTGAGAAGTGATCTCCACTTTACCAGTCTCCAAACTTTTCACAGGTTGGTTTCCGCCTCTATGACCGAATTTCATTTTTTCAGTCTTCTTTCCTAAGGTCAGACCAATGATCTGATGACCTAAACAAATCCCGAAAAGAGGATAATTATTTTCTAATATAGCTTTTGTAGAATCGATCGCGTAAGTGCAGGCTGCAGGATCTCCAGGACCATTAGAAAGAAAGAATGCATCTACTCCATCTTTCATAATTTCCGAAGCAGGAGTTTGAGCAGGATAAACAGAAACTGCGAAACCTGCTGCATCCAAAAGTCTAAGAATGTTTGTTTTCACGCCGTAATCATAAACAGCGAGTTTGTATTTTTTTCCTACTTTTGATCCGAACTCATACTTTTTATCAGTTGTAACAACCTTCGCTAGGTCAGCGTCTGCAATCCCAGGGAACTTCTTCACTGCTGCTAAAAATGAATCAGAGTATTCGTTTGCGACGAAGATTCCACCATTAGGTGCACCGTTTGTCCGAATGAAGCGAGTCAACTTTCGAGTATCGATTCCTTGGATCCCAGGGATTTTATAATCTTTTAAAAATTGAGATAATGTCTTTTGAGCTTTGAAGTTGGAAGGACGATCCACATATTCTTTTACGATCATTCCTGACGCTTGGATCTTTCCGGATTCCATGTTTTCAGGATGGATCCCGTAGTTCCCGATCATCGGATAAGTAAGAGTTACGATTTGGTTGGCATAGGAAGGATCGGTTAGAATTTCCTGGTAACCCGCCATAGAAGTGTTAAAGACGATTTCCCCGACGGACTGGGTTTCGTAGCCGAAGGATTCACCTTCGTATACGTCCCCGTTTTCTAAAACCAAGAACGCTTTCATTAAGGACAGGCTTTCGCACCGAAGGCAAGGGTCAAGTGGAATCACCCAGAATTTTGTAGGAACTCTAACAGGCTTGCGAAAAAAACCACGTATCGACGGAATGGAAGCAGGGGTAGCTGTGGCAGTTCAAAATCAGTCAGTCAAATTTATCTTACCGGATGGAAGCTCTAAAGAAGTATCCGCCGGTTCTTCCTATAAGGATTTTATAGAATCCCAACTTCCGTTCTTAAAGAACAAGGCGTTAGCAGTCCGCCTGGATGGCACAAACGTTTTGGATTTGAGCCGGACTATTGATTCCACAACCACCCCAAACACAACACCTAAGCTGGAAGTTTTAACCTTCCAAGACAAAGAAGGTTGGGAAACCTTCCAACATTCCGCTGCACACTTGCTCGGGATGGCGGTCCAGAATTTATACAAAGATGCAAAATTAACCGTGGGTCCTGTGATCGAGAATGGTCCTGGGTTTTTCTATTACGATATCGATTTCACAGAGACTGTGATCACTCCGGAAGATTTTCCTAAGATCGAAGCAGAGATGAAGAAGATCGTAGATGCGGATCACGAAGTTTTCCGCAAAGTCTGGGATAAAAAGGAAGCAATCTCCGTTTTTGAAAAAATGGGAGAGGACTACAAGATAGAGATCGTTGGCCAAATTCCTGATGATAAAGTTTCTATCTACGGGATGGGAGAATGGTTCGACCTTTGTAGAGGACCTCATATTCCACGCTCTGGATTTTTAAAAGCATTCAAATTAACTGCACTTTCTGGAGCTTACTGGAAGGCGGACAAAAACAATCGTATGCTCACCCGAATTTACGGGATCGCATTTCCTAGTAAGAAGGAATTGGACGAATATGTTTTCCAGCTGGAAGAGGCTAAGAAAAGAGACCATAGAAAAATCGGAAAAGAAATGGATCTATTCTCCTTCCAACCGGAGGCTCCTGGTTTTCCTTTCTGGCATCCTAAGGGAACTACTCTTTGGAATGCATTAGCGGATTATATTCGTAAAGAATGTGCGAAACGTGGATACCAGGAGATCAAAACTCCTGCAGTACTTTCTTCCGAGTTATGGAGAAGGAGTGGCCACTGGGACAACTTCAACGAGAACATGTATTTTGTTGATATCGACGAAGAAGAGTTCGCGATCAAACCGATGAACTGTCCTGGTTGTAGTTTGATCTATAAGCACCATCTTCATTCTTATAGAGAACTTCCTCTTAGATTCGCGGAATTAGGGAGTGTACATCGCCATGAGTTGCATGGAGTTCTTCACGGACTTTTCAGAGTAAGGGCATTTACCCAAGATGATGCGCATATCTATGCGCCTTTGGAATATCTGGAAACAGAAGTATTGGATATCATTGACTTCACTTTTAATGTATATAAGAAGTTCGGATTCCAAGAATTTAAAACTTATATTGCTACTCGTCCGGAAAAGTCCCAAGGTAAGGATGAGGATTGGGAGTTTGCAACCAACGCTCTCAAACAAGCCTTGGAAAAAAGAAATATTCCATTCTCCATTAAAGAAGGAGAAGGTGCATTCTACGGACCTAAGATAGAATTTAATATCAAGGATTCTATTGGAAGGATGTGGCAATGTGGAACTGTCCAGATAGACTTCTCCATGCCGGATCGTTTCGAATTAGATTACACTGATTCTGATGGCGCTAAAAAAAGGCCGGTTATGGTCCATAGAGCGATCTATGGTTCCTTGGAAAGATTTATTGGGATCCTAATCGAACATTTCGAAGGTAAATTCCCTCTTTGGCTTTCTCCTAATCAGATACGTGTTCTAACCGTAACCGAAAATGTGCAGGAATATGGATCCCAGATCTTAAAAGATCTGATCGATTTAGGTTTCAGGGCAGAAGGGGATTTCAGAAATGAGAAAATCGGTGCCAAGATCCGAGATTCTATCCTGAAAAAGGCAAATTACCTTCTGGTATTGGGCCAAAAGGAGAAGGATAGCAGCACTGTTGCGGTCCGAAAACGAGGCTCAGAAGAAACAATTTCTATGTCATATTCTGAGTTTCGTTCTTTGTTGGAAAAGGAAGTCTCGGAAGGACTTTGAACTAAATTCTACTTGATGAACTAGGCTATCCGTAGAGAAAATCGCTTGAAAGCTAGCCTACTAGCCAAAAAATTGGAAAAAACCGGAGATTGAATGCAGAAGAGGCCTCAACCGAAACCCACCGATAAACTATTTACTCATAGAATTAATGAGAAAATTACAGGGGTAGCCCAGGTAAGATTGGTGTCGGACGACGGTGCAATGATCGTTTCTTTTGACGAGGCTTTACGGCGCGCTAAAGAAGAGAACTTGGACCTGGTAGAAGTATCGGGCGACCAAGAGATTCATGTCTGCAAGATCATCGATTACGGTAAATATAAGTTCGAACTACTTAAAAAGAGTAAGGAAGCTAAGAAGAAACAACACGTAATCAACGTAAAAGAAGTTAAGATCCGTCCAAGGATCGAGCAACATGATTACGATATTAAAAGACGCCACGCTCTGGAGTTTCTTCAAAAAGGGGACAAAGTTAAAGTCAGCCTTCGCTTTCGTGGTCGTGAAATGATGCATTCCGAACTCGGAATGAATGTAGTCAATCGAATGGTAGAAGATTTGAAATCGGTCGGTACTCCGGAAAGAGAACCAGTGTTAGACGGCCGCCAAATCGTTGTAGTTATAACACCTCTTGCTGTAAAGCAATAGAGTAAATATTCAGGAATTATCGAGGTAGGGGAAATGCCTAAGCTTAAAACAAATAGAGCCGCAGCTAAACGGTTCAAGTTTTCCAAAAATAATAAAATAAAACGGAAGAGTATGAACACCCGTCACATTCTTACCAAAAAAGGACCTAAAAGACGTCGTCGTCTTAGAGGAATGACTTTGGTAGTGGATGCGGATTGGAAAGCAATCGTTAGACTCATGCCTTACGGAGTTCGATAATGCCACGCGCAACAAACGGAACCATACACAAGAATCGTCGTAAAAAAATCCTAAAAACTGCAAAAGGTTTTAGAGGAGCAAGATCCAAGCTTTACAGAACTGCGAAATCCGCAGTAATGAAAGCGGGCCAATGGGCGTATAGAGACAGAAGAGCAAAAAAACGCGATTTCCGTAAACTTTGGATTATCCGTATTAATGCTGCTGCTCGTGAGGCTGGACTTTCTTATTCTCAATTCATGTATGGATTGAAAAAAGCCAATATTTCTTTGGATAGAAAAGCCCTGGCAGAACTTGCATTTAACGACAAAGAAACTTTCAACGCTCTAGTTGAAAAAATCAAGGTAGCGGCGTAATCAATATTAGCCCTTAGGAAGGTCCGGTTTTTCGGATCTTCCCGCCTGAAAAAGCCCGTAATTCTACGGGCTTTCTTCGTTTTTAGAAAAAAAGGTTTTTCTCTTTTTCAGAAAGATGAAAAATGGGATGGATTTTGCCGATTTGGCGGGTCGGAAATATTTAGGCGGAATTTCGCTCTAAGTGTAATTTTATAAAATAAACCACTCCGATAAAGGAGAACGAGGTTCGCACTATGTTAACTATGGAGACAATTGAGGAGCTCGAGAGTAAAGTCCTAAAAGCACTCGAACTCATTAGCGACCTTCGGGCGGAAAACGGTCGCCTGGAAACAGAAAACGAATCTCTTCGCGCGGAAAACGACCAGATGAAACTGGCGATGGAAGAGAAAGAGAAAGAACTTTCTTCTCTCCGCGAACAACTCCAAAAAGCAAACGCAGAGTTGGAAGGAATCAAAGACAGAGAGCGTGCACTCGAAGCTAAGATCAATCAACTTCTGGGACGTTTGGATGGTCTCCCTGCTTCTGGCAGCGGATCGTCACCTGCTTCTTCTTCACCTAAGCCTAGTTCAACGTCTTCTTTTGCTACGGGCGCTGTTGCTGGTGCGGCGGCGGCTTCTGCTGCTCCTTCTGTAGTTAGAGATTCTTCGGAAGAAGATTTTAACGAAGACGATGAGATCATTCTTCTCGATGACGAAGATGATGATATTTCCGTTCTAACTGAATCTTCCGATTCTTCCGGAGGAGACGACGAGATCATTATCACTGACGAACCAATCGACGACTTCAGTCCTGTTTCTGCTGACGATGATGATATCATTATCGAAGACGATGATGACGCGATCAGCGTATTCGATGCGGATGAAGACGACGACTTCCTAGTCATCGAAGACGATCCTAAGTAATTTTTATGAGTGAAAGAGTCAAAGCTCGGATACTGGGCGACGACTATACCATCGTAGGCGATACCGATCCGGAGTATATCCATAGGCTCGCCGAATTGGTGGACCGAAAAATCCGTGAGTTACAATTGGGAATGCCTAATGCTCCTAAATTGAAACTCGCGGTGCTCGCTGCTTTAAACTTCGCAGACGAATTGGAACAATCCAAAAATCAATCAAGCGACTCAGGACCTTCTTCTCCAGAAGCGGAAGAAAAGACCAAAAAATTGATCACTCTTTTGGAAGAAGGTCTGATCGGAGATCTTTGATTTGGTTTCTAAATCGGAAGCCAGAAAAAAGATAAAATCTCTTCTCTTGGATATTCCTTCCAGGAAGGAAAAAGAAGAAAGTATCCGCGCGAGTCTTCTGGAATTTCTGAGACATAGCTCATCTTCAACCCAATTAAAAATCATCTCTTATGTTGCTGATGATTTTGAAATTTCTCCTTTTCTACCGTTAGGCCCTGCTTTACAGTTA includes these proteins:
- a CDS encoding SRPBCC family protein, with translation MIKNNVETIIEGNKVIYKRYFDVSTELLFEVWSMPEHLSEWWGPDGFTLTTKRMDFTNGGIWEFIMHGPDGQDYKNKIQFTDIKEPLYIYYKHLGDGEGDHDVHFESKIIFEEAGEGTNLVMEQIFPSKEELERVNEKYGAIEGAKQHIGNLGKYLEKLK
- the infC gene encoding translation initiation factor IF-3, yielding MQKRPQPKPTDKLFTHRINEKITGVAQVRLVSDDGAMIVSFDEALRRAKEENLDLVEVSGDQEIHVCKIIDYGKYKFELLKKSKEAKKKQHVINVKEVKIRPRIEQHDYDIKRRHALEFLQKGDKVKVSLRFRGREMMHSELGMNVVNRMVEDLKSVGTPEREPVLDGRQIVVVITPLAVKQ
- a CDS encoding metalloregulator ArsR/SmtB family transcription factor produces the protein MNAFAALADDTRREIVRLVAKNGELTSTEIGQNFEISPPAISHHLKVLKSAKVLNMKKEAQKRIYSLNGSSINEMEDWLLDIIDLWNKRLDKLDRYVLKIKKERSRDKK
- the rpmI gene encoding 50S ribosomal protein L35 codes for the protein MPKLKTNRAAAKRFKFSKNNKIKRKSMNTRHILTKKGPKRRRRLRGMTLVVDADWKAIVRLMPYGVR
- a CDS encoding SRPBCC domain-containing protein, whose product is MKQKTMLQLAYLLSFAFLFGCATSHFTEGSSPETSGNGTFIISHSFDADTKTVFEMWIKPDRFVKWLGPAGASMTFISVGVREGGTSQWSMTTADGVTKYGKLNYKKITPNNLLIYAQNFCDKEGNLSKPPFASTYPDMLLTTVTFTGESKKKTKVTVKWEVFGEATDSERQTFNGMKPVMTVGWNSSFEKLDVLLKRKKLL
- the rplT gene encoding 50S ribosomal protein L20; translation: MPRATNGTIHKNRRKKILKTAKGFRGARSKLYRTAKSAVMKAGQWAYRDRRAKKRDFRKLWIIRINAAAREAGLSYSQFMYGLKKANISLDRKALAELAFNDKETFNALVEKIKVAA
- the carA gene encoding glutamine-hydrolyzing carbamoyl-phosphate synthase small subunit, which gives rise to MKAFLVLENGDVYEGESFGYETQSVGEIVFNTSMAGYQEILTDPSYANQIVTLTYPMIGNYGIHPENMESGKIQASGMIVKEYVDRPSNFKAQKTLSQFLKDYKIPGIQGIDTRKLTRFIRTNGAPNGGIFVANEYSDSFLAAVKKFPGIADADLAKVVTTDKKYEFGSKVGKKYKLAVYDYGVKTNILRLLDAAGFAVSVYPAQTPASEIMKDGVDAFFLSNGPGDPAACTYAIDSTKAILENNYPLFGICLGHQIIGLTLGKKTEKMKFGHRGGNQPVKSLETGKVEITSQNHGFAVVAEPSEKEPISFINLNDDTVEGILKSGYPLLSVQYHPESSPGPNDSRYLFQKFYDLVDSTKKK
- a CDS encoding cell division protein ZapA, with translation MSERVKARILGDDYTIVGDTDPEYIHRLAELVDRKIRELQLGMPNAPKLKLAVLAALNFADELEQSKNQSSDSGPSSPEAEEKTKKLITLLEEGLIGDL
- the thrS gene encoding threonine--tRNA ligase; translation: MEAGVAVAVQNQSVKFILPDGSSKEVSAGSSYKDFIESQLPFLKNKALAVRLDGTNVLDLSRTIDSTTTPNTTPKLEVLTFQDKEGWETFQHSAAHLLGMAVQNLYKDAKLTVGPVIENGPGFFYYDIDFTETVITPEDFPKIEAEMKKIVDADHEVFRKVWDKKEAISVFEKMGEDYKIEIVGQIPDDKVSIYGMGEWFDLCRGPHIPRSGFLKAFKLTALSGAYWKADKNNRMLTRIYGIAFPSKKELDEYVFQLEEAKKRDHRKIGKEMDLFSFQPEAPGFPFWHPKGTTLWNALADYIRKECAKRGYQEIKTPAVLSSELWRRSGHWDNFNENMYFVDIDEEEFAIKPMNCPGCSLIYKHHLHSYRELPLRFAELGSVHRHELHGVLHGLFRVRAFTQDDAHIYAPLEYLETEVLDIIDFTFNVYKKFGFQEFKTYIATRPEKSQGKDEDWEFATNALKQALEKRNIPFSIKEGEGAFYGPKIEFNIKDSIGRMWQCGTVQIDFSMPDRFELDYTDSDGAKKRPVMVHRAIYGSLERFIGILIEHFEGKFPLWLSPNQIRVLTVTENVQEYGSQILKDLIDLGFRAEGDFRNEKIGAKIRDSILKKANYLLVLGQKEKDSSTVAVRKRGSEETISMSYSEFRSLLEKEVSEGL